From the Cucumis sativus cultivar 9930 chromosome 5, Cucumber_9930_V3, whole genome shotgun sequence genome, the window CTCTAATGATGACAGCCACTACCCTAGAGCCAAGGAAACCAACACAAAATAGCCTGTCAAGACTCCTCCTCACTATCCTCTTCATACTCAGAATCCGATTCATCATTTCGAGGTTGTATAAGAGAATTCATATCGAATGTTGGCGTAGTTTCCATCTCCTCCATATCTATGGTATCATAACTCATCCTTTCCATAAACTTTTCATCAGCACAATTGAGAAGCCATGAAAGTGAACAACTAATTCCCTTCTGTACAACTTTCCTATGTCTGGGCTTTATTGTGGATTCTAAACCATAAGTAAAGAATGCAGGAAAAGTGGCTAAGTCTTCTAAAGGCCTTCCCATTTCCATTTGGAAGAACTCAAAGCTGTGTTTCATTATGTCAATATTCAAAGCAAGCAATTGGGGACATCCTATAACCATGTTCTTTACTTGAAGCAAGGAAAAACCACAAGTTTTTAGGAAATCTACATGGTTTATCACAGCTGAACGGCTGAGGCTAACGACTTGTGGCATCTTTTCGATGATAGTGCCGAAGTTATCATTGTCCAATTCAATTAATGACTTTAGCAAATTTCTCTGAGTTTGAAGATTAGCTTCTAGGTCTATTCCTATTATCTCAGCATATTGTGCTACTATAGAAGGAAGGTACGCTTCTCTTACTTTGAACTCCAATAGCAATTGAATATTGGGcttgacttttttttccaatccAAACCCCAGAATGTGTGGTCGTTTCTCTATTAACCTAGCCACTGCTAACCTTGGAATGCCCAAACCTTCAAGATACTCGACAAAAGGCTTGATTACTCGAGCAACCCGCATTCCCAAAATCTCAGGGTATTTGGTTAAAACCCCTCCAATTTCTCTTCTTGTAACTCCAATGCCTACCAAATACGCCACCGAAGTACTCATGGTTCCCTCAAGCTTAAACCCCAATACTTCTGGATATCTCTCGAGAACACGAGGGATATCATTTGGCTTAATATCCATGCCTTGAAGATACTTGATAACTGGAGCAAGGTCGACAACAACGCTGGAATGGAGTACTTGCGGATACCTTTTTAAGAACTCAGTGAAAGTAGATTTCCTAACGCCTAATTTACCAAGGTAATCAAGTACCGgtatcatatttttcttaacacTGCAGCCAAGGATAAGAGGGTAGTTATTTATATCTTCAATTGTAAGTCCcaatttgagaagaaaatcgACACGTTCCTTCATAACATCAACTGTTACAGGAAGCTCCAGTCCATCAAGTTCATCAGGAACAACACCAATTCCACGCAAGAACTCATAAACCTTTGAACGGTTTTCAAGCCTCACATTCTTCATCTCGACTAAACTAGGGCGACTATATAATGATGAACCAATACTACCTTCTTTTCTATCCACTTTAGAGCTGTAAGACTTTGATGAAATAGTTGAATGCAGAGATTTGAAGACTGTTCTCCTATCACCATGAGAATATTGTAGCTGTGTAATCAAACCCTTCCTTTTCTCATGATTATAAGGCATTTGAAATGTTCGTGTGGCAGTGAATTTGAAGTTGTGACATTCAAGAGTAGACATCTCAAACAACATTAAGGAAAAATTAGGTTTCGCAACACCGGCATGGCCTCTGATCATTGCCCCTTGAAGCTTTACACTAATTGTTCACCTGACAAAAGTTGCATacatgttataatttttttcataaagcATCTCAAAGAACACGATATATTTTTAGGAATATTGTACAAGATGACTTTGCTCTAGCCTATTACAAGATATGTGTATGCCATTAATCTAATATTCACTAGAAAACCGATTTAAGTTGCCTTCCAGTGCATTTCTTTTATAGTTCATATCCACTCTCAATTAATTTGAATGgttaacaaaaacaatcaggagatttttattttacaattaatcatttttattttcttgtaattaatttcaactcttattttcttgtaaGTTTCTTTATGAGATTATTTTcttgtaagtttgtaactacAGACAgggtaaaaataaataaaaagtgaaaaaaaatttccagTGTTCCGGAGAACTTCACACCCCCTTTCAGCAAACTAACAGTGTACTAGCAATAGTGAGAGACTCCTCACTTTTACAACACACGATACAAAtatttgggggggggggggggggaccGGAAAAATCTCCCTTGAACCATAGAGTTAATTTTAAGGCAATGGTCGACCGGAaaaattttactcttttgAATGGCACCATCCCAGATGCGAAAGAACATATCTTCAAGCACCCATCTTCTCTAAGATAGCAACCAAAGCAGACTTAACTGAAAACAAGCTAGACTTATCCAGCTTCCAAATTATTATCCCTTTGTGAGGTATACAAGGCTCCAAATTATACTCTGTCTTTCCATAACTCTTATACTGTCTTTgacaatcaaaattttaaacgcATCCGAAATTATGTGTTTGAGGGATCAATCAGCAATCCACTTATCACGCCAAAAAAGCACCTTCTCCCCTCTTCACACTTCTAAACTACCGTTCTCCCaggagaaaaagaaggggGAAAAAAGCTGTGGCTATGTCCTTCCACAAACTAAACGTGCAACTCGATTCTATcctcatatttgttttttcattacttttatGTACGATTCGGTTCCAAATTATTTTGGTGCATAAGTTAGAAAACTACTAAAAATCCATTTATCttgttttccttctttcaCCAACTAAAAGCAGCAACTACATATGAACCGTAAAAAGCATAAAGTTCACCTCAAGAAATTGCGTCAAAGAGAAGTGAGATCCGAAGTCGTGGTTGTGACTgacaaattgaaaactaaaatgttgCAGCAGCCGGCGTCGAGAGGAGAAATGACTGAGAGGGAGGCGTAGTGTGAGTAATTGTTGCGGCGGCCGGCGTCGAGAGGAGGAGTGACTGGAGAGGGAGACGTGAGGCGTGAGTAGgcgagagggagagggagagggagagggagaagTTTTAGGATTTTCCaactaattttagttttctatttttaaattgggCTGAGGGTTGTTCTATGGACTGGGCTTAGTTTATTAGGTAATTTGGTTGGATCGAGCAGCAGAAATATAGCGAATCgcaaaataatagaatatgCCCTGGcctattctaaaaatattttaattttttaataaaattggtggaagtagatattttttaacaatttttcaaCCGATTTTAACCTTTCGTCTACACAAACTCACTTTCATAGGATAAAGTGTATTTGTGCCTACTGAAATGATGGAATTATGAATATATGTCGAGTAAAATGATGGAATTACGAATATAGTGTATTTGCATATCATGCcgttttataaaaatattaaataaatatttatttttaagattgATTTCATTTAACCAATATCTACTAGATTTCGGATTTGTAAgctttaaatcaaattataaacaagttatttttattaatatatgtaagaataactatttaattcataCTATTTTTTCTATCCATAAAATGCAGGTACGTTTCATAAGTTTTGATTAATTcttagtaacattttattatatcataaaaatatataatttttcatataatgattgataatataatcTATTCACTATATGTTTCTTAAGGTTTAGTTAATTGttagtaacattttattatatcatacaaatacacaattttttatatttatccttcattgtttttggattatatatatagtaataaatatttattttattattttattttaaaagtttagttgaaaattcttcaaaatttgaatttaaaattgtataattctctaaAAATTTGCATTTGATATAATACCAACTTCATATTAAGattgtatttttcttataattatgCGTTTAACGATCGTTCCATTAAATGGttcatttaacataataataaattgaaattaaaacttcCATAGAATGGTTCATTTAAGGATCCTTccataaaatttcatttgttattttcccCTATAATTATGATGCATTTAACTAGAAAAGTTTGCCTTCCATAAAGGGAAATAATGATTTCCTAAAGAGTATCATTGAATCATAATCATCATCGTTTAACTAaccaaactttataataaCTAATAGAATTAAGATTTTCAATTCCAAACATAGTATATATAAGTATGAATGATGTTATACACAACAGATTTGAGAAACatgaaaaggtaaaaaatttaacaattaagaTATAATATCATTCGTCTGGGTATAAGataatctatatatttcaaatatagtgTATTTGAATAGCTCAAAAAATGAGATGATATTGGAAATAGCACAAAAACAATGTATTTTGCAAACACCATTCCAATTTTgtaaatcttaactaaatttgctattttgttgCTAGACAATATTGCAACAACCTCTCTACAATGGCAAATATACAtataagattttcaaatttattaaataatacataatatatatttttaataacaatttgaatttaaattttaataacaatttgagtataaattttaatatatattttttaaaattgaatttgaatttcaatatatatttttaataacaatttgaattctCAATGgtatttttgcaattatttgaatctccttcttttaggttttattagatactaaaaaaacatgtaTTCAACGAGGACTTGTGTATTACTCGATGAGGAGGCACATAGTGAGCACCTTACATGCTATGATCATGATCCATGACTCATCGCCTAGACTTGAAACATGCTATACAGAGAGTCACGATAAGCACATATGTGCACCTTACATGCATAGATCTACAATGGCAGTGTTTCGAGGTTCGAGTTTCTTATATTgtcaataattgaaataaaccCAATTGCGGTGTGCTAATTCGTTGTTTCTTGCACATTGCAAAATTGCCTTGGTGCGTTAGACATCATGTACATAAAGGTGAACGTGATGACAATTGATCAACCATGTATAGAATGTAGAAGGGCAAAGTTGCCACAAACGTCCTTGGAATAAGTGAAAGGAAAGGAGATTTCATATTCATCTTAGCTGGTTGGGAAGGATCTGTAGCCGACTCGCGCATCCTTCGAGATGCTATTTCATGACCGAATGGACTGAAGGTTCCAAAGGGTAACTTCATACACATACTCTATTGCTCAATACTTAAAACTTCATAAATTACGGCATGTAACAAGTTCAATATCATAATAGGGTATTTTTACCTATGCGACATTGGATACCCTAACACCTAGTTCTTTACAGAGGATAGAGATACCACCTACATAAGTGGCGTGGAGCAAGAAATATGCCAACAACAGTGAAAGAGTTTTCACCATGAAACATTCGTCCACACAAAATGTATTGAAAGAGTTGTTTCTCTCTTGAAGGATTGATGGACAATCCTTCAAGGGAAAGTCCTACTACCTCGTCCAAGTTTAATGTCACACGATATTGGCATATTGCCTACTACATAACCTCATAAACAGAGAGATGAAAAACATCGATGTAATAGAGGATATTGATGAGGGTGACTAAACGGACACAACAACTACATGTGACGATATGAACTACATTGAGACCTCAAACAAATGGAGCCAATGGAAGGATGATCTAGTTGAAGATATGTTTAGCTAGTTGGAGTTGTGTAATCAATAGTAACCATAGTGTAGCAGTAGTACctattactttaatttattaaatatggtTAATCTTGTTACCTGTTTAATGTATGTGTGTATTCACATAATGAATGAAACACTCACCCTTGTCATCACGAAcaacatattttgtttcatgtGTTTACTTATTCTGTAACTTATTCGCTTAACCGACATATTCCTTGCATTGTTTGTCAGTATGACAAGTTTGTCATGGAACCCAAAACATTTATGGATGAGAGAGAGGAGGATTCCATCGTCGTGGAATGCTTGGTGGAGTTGGTCTTTGTCAATGGGTGAAAGTCAAACAACAACACGTCCAGACCCGGTTACTTGGCACAACTAGTGAGAATGATGACGAAAAAGCTACTAGGATGTAATGTCCAAGCGGCCACTTTTACTGACTGTCGAATCAAAACACTGAAGAGAACATTCCAGGCAATAACAGAAATGCGTGACCCATCATTCAATGGGTTTGGATGGAACGATAATGTTAAGTGCATAATTGCTGAGAAGGAATTGTTCAACAGTTGGATCAAGGtaggaaaataattaattgtgaaCCGTTATTCGCTTGTAATGGAATAAAAAACAGacaattcttttgaaattttttcataGAGCCATCTTGCAACGAGGGGCCTCCTAAACAAGTTGCTTCCCTATTACGACGAATTGTCGTATGTGTTTGGAAAAGATTTGCACGGGAGCACATGTAGAGACTTTTGCCTATGTCGATTCGAATGGGTCGGGCGGTTACGAGGAATTTCCACCTGAAGATGGAAACAATATGGAGATCCCTACGATGTACAACTAGGAACTTAACATGTCCCCTGAGGACATAATGGACACACGACTTGGTCAATCAAGCGAGTGTATGACAGGTTCAAGCATATCAAAGTGGAAGTGGAGAGACAAGAAAGTGGAAAATGTAGACATCATTTGCGATGCCATGGAATATGCGAATGATTAATTGAAGGTCATTGTAGAGTGCCCGAAGTTATCACTGTAGGATGAAAAGCACAACCTGCGTGGAAGTCGTTAGATAGTTGTAGGGAATCCCTCAACATGTGGATACTGATGTGCAATTTGGCCATCATGAAAGCATTTTTGGAGGTACTATGAGAGCTTAAGATGGGCTACTGCATGGTCATTTTACGAGATGACACTTGATTGTTTGTCCAATTCCACCACTTgtcttgtattttttatgcTTCATTATGTTATTGTATTTGCTGTTATTTTAGAATTCTCTTGGATCAAACTGTCGGCTTAACGATTTgtcatattaattgatttatgtttaaggtaattcatattttcttatttgcaTTGATTTACATGTTTGCAGGTAGCGTATCgctgaaaaaaaaacacaagaatTAAGCATAACGATtagttaaaaaatgttaaaaatgaacgtcatagttaaaaaaattaaggcaAATTGTTTTACGAAAACTAAgacaatttggtaaattaaatagatcaaaatttgtatattgGATTTGTgaatttaaacaaaagaaaaaaaaaccataacaCTACCTATCATAATCCTTCCCCCAAACGCATACTATCCTAACACTACCTACATAATTCTTctcccaaacacatattatcgTAACACTACCTACATAATCCTTCCCCCAAATGCATACTATCATAACACTGCCTACATAATCCTTCCCAACATatactatcataacactacctATCATAATCATTTCTCCAAACGCGtactatcataacactagtTTTATCATAATAGTAATCATTCCATAACCCAACCCTTTCTCCAAAGGACCCCTAGAGGTTTATTAATTACCTCCTCCCATCCAAATTATATGGATTATTTAGGAGATCCTCTGACCCGTAAATCGACTCAACTTCTCCATCAATCTCATCTTGCATATCTAATTCTAGAATAGGCGAAGTTGGCCTATCTTCCACACTTTGGTACCAAACATCTCTAGAGGAAGGAAACATCTCTAGAGGAAGGAAACGACTCAATCAAATAAGCTAGCTACATCTGTAATCGAAAAAATTACTAAACATAAACATTtgtgaaaactaaaattaaagcGATAAAGTTTGACCATAAATTGGAGAGCTACAAAAACATTAATTCATGCATTgataaagtgaaaaaaaactaagagaAACTACGAAGGAAATTgggtaaataaaattatcaatgaAGAAATAGCCCTCATTCGTTGTCAATTTCATGCTCTTTAGAAAATGAGATATAAACCATCAGtcttttaagtttgaaaaaaaagaagccaTGTGATGAAGGAATGTTCTTGAATCACAGAAGGAACTCTTTGATAGTTTCCCTTTTACCCAACCCAGTCCAAGtgaatgaattatatatttatagcaAGAAAGACCTCTTCAAAGAAGTACACAGAGGCAGAAGGATCACGAGGAAGAAAGCAAGGTGGATTCCAATACTTAATGGTTGGGAATATCCACTCCGATGAAGGAATTGAGAAAGAAGCATGACCCACGTTGAAGGAAAAAATCACCCCATATTAAGCCGCCATAGTCGGTGAGTTTCTCAACAACGAGGAGGAGGCTGATCGAAGCATTTTTGTGTGTTTAatcagttttattttattaaatttgatttagtttaaaaacaaaaacggaGGTGGACAAGTTTTTAAGTCCAATCAGCACCACGTGACAATTTTGATGTCTAGTCATATTTTCCccttaaaaaatacatttattttttaacttaatcctatggttgtattttttttttttttttttcttttacgaAATAATCGGGAAAACTCGGGGAAGAACCTGCAATACTCTGGTGTGGATCAATCGGCTGGAAAAGGCAGGCAAAGCAAGTTCCACTTCACTCTCTCCCCCATAGTTTACGGCTTCGTATACCTCCTCCTCCCTGAGCATCGAATCCATTTATACACAAACACCTATGGCTTCCACTTCCACCTCTACTATCTCTTTTTGCTCTCATCCTAAGGTAAACTCCATTACTTTCTTCTCTGATTCTTGCCTCAATCAATCCACTTCTTCTACCTCCCAATTTCAACTCTTCTTTGTTAGATTTTCCTCCGGCTTCATTCGCTAGGGTCCCCACGTGTGGGCTTCGGCGCTTCTGGCTTGAACTACCATGCCAATGGTGCGTTCCTCTCGGTTACGCATAGGACAAGAGGTTTCAGATTGAGAAACTTGGTGCTGAAGGCTACGTTGAGGTCCGACAGCGGTTCCAGGCGGGCTGCAACTTCTCGAAGAGTTTACAGAGACTCTCAAACTCAGAGCTCATCGTTGGTTGCCCCGGTCAAGCAGCTTGCCTCTACTGTTTTGCCTGCCGGTGTTTTGGTTGTGTTTACGTTCGGTACGGttttgcactttttttttttcttttgttactAGAAATGAATTGCTTAGGACGAAACGTTTTTCTTATTGAACTACAAATTGTTGTTTTACAAGTTTTAAATGTACTAATTTGGAGTGGAGCATAATTTGTAACTTCTGCTGTTGCCATTTATATTTTGGCTCGGAGGTACTAATTTGAGTTTTCAGTTCACAGTTTTATGGAAATTGGTGGAGAGACTCATGGTTCAGAAGTCAGATAAGTCGTCTTCATCCGTGAAAAACAAATGGTCGTTTGGTGCTGGTATAAATTTGTTTCCGGATCTTGCTGCCAAGGTTGACAGAGAAGCCAAATTGAAGCTTAATGACTTTGCAAAAGAGCTCCGAACTTTTAGAAGTGTTGACATGACAGGTAAGCTACTCAAAGAGTTAATGAAGACAGGGTTATTAATTTCAATGTCGCTTAGTTATCAAATGCTGCAGCATTATGGCATAGTTGTTCAATCTTTGAGAACAATATTAGTTTGTTCGATTAGGTTTTCATAATCTGATTATTGGAGTTTAGATGTATTTATCATTTCCCATGGgtttaatgtttcttttttttgagtATGCTCAAAGGTGAATAAAACTTTTTATGCttaatttgttcaagttttaaaCATTATTTGCTTGCCAATTGTGAAGTACATGATATTTGATCTTATCTATTAACAGCACGCAACTTTGGAGATGAAGGACTCTTTTTTCTTGCCGAGAGTTTAGGATACAATCAGGTTCTTCTactgattttttcttttggttctaTGATGTCTTGGATTATAATTTATAGCTAATGAGCATCGTTGGCATGAACTGTTGCTATTTTCTTTCgctaattttctctctctgcAACATTTTGACACGAAGAGTTGGTAGTTGTATACTTggtatttaattgaaatattttactGTGACAGACAGTTGAGGAAGTTAATTTTTCTGCAAATGGAATAACAgctgaagggataaaagcctTTGATGGTGTCcttcaatcaaatattattttaaagacCCTTGATCTTTCTGGAAACCCAATTGGAGACGATGGAGTTAAGGTTGTCttattatatcattaataCTCGATAAgcatttcaattatataatttaatggtttgggaaattttctttgttcttttcttgatATGTTTTTGATGCGAAGAATGGTAAATCTGAATTGAGATTCAATTAATCGTGAAAGTTCTCACATTGTGTgcattcaatttttatcaaagttgcatcataaaaaaattgttgtcaAAGTTGTGATAGTTGATTTGTTGAAACGTGATGTAATTTGGAACACTTTTCTATAGATGAATTAGGTTGGGAGATGGCcctttcttcttgtattgTGTGGTAAATGTTCCTTTTCTTGTGTATCCTTGCTTGCTCATCTATGGCCCATCTTGCTAATTTAGgtcattttttcctttttttccgGTGTCAAAATGTGGAAGACCAAGCAATATTAAATACTTTCCTTGGTTAGTGTTAGAACCTTAGTTCTTGAGCACTAGGACAGTTGATAGGagcatttttttcttatatccGTGAGTGTTTAGGCCAGCTTATGCACATCCAGATGAATCTCATGGAGCAACCTGGCTGACTCTACAATATTTGGGTGGCAAGAAAACTTgtaggaaattaatttctaGGTAGGTAGCCACCATGTATTGAACCCATGACTTCTTAATCATTTATTGAGACTATCATAGTTGATGGGAACCTTGCAACAACAGTGTCGGGGCGTGTGTATGGGCAACACGCAAGTGAAGAGTGAGGCATGCAACACAATAGTCTTGCAAGACACTAGTGCATGGAAGCTTGCAACATGTTCAATATGCATGTACGTCAGACGAGTAGTTGTGATGATTGCGGTGAGCGACATTGTTTGTGCACATTGCCAACCAAACACACGGGTGTTGTGGGTTCACACCAAAGGATGGACGACATACACGACATGCACATGGTGTATGTAGGAGAGGTGTTCTTCAGCGACAACTGACGTGATTGGTTAGATGATCATTTGGGGTGCACAAATGGGTGGTTTAGTCAAAGTGGGTAGTTATCTAAGATCATGGGTAGTTAATCCAAAGTAGGGTGAGCTAGTACTTAATTAGAATGCGGGTAGTTACCTAAGGCAGTGGTTAGTGGGTAGTTGCCTGGAGTGTGGGTGGTTATTCAAACGAGATGCATGGATCCTGTTAATGGCTTGGCGTGAGAGTCATAACCAAAGTGACAAATGGTAAGAAGTTTTTTCGCAAATACATAAGGACCATTCTGGAGAAGGTGAAAGTTGACCCGAGGAGAGTATCCTTAGGTCACATAGGTGAAGGGCGAAAAATTCAGTGCCGAGATAAACCTTGTGATGGTCTGCCACAGTGAAAGGATGGTCAGTACCATGGACTTGTGAAGAAACCTTTGTATCTAGTTTCTTGCCCTTGTAGTGCTCATCATGCAAGAGGGTGGTGGAAAACTTGGATCATATGTTTTAAAGTTATTGGTTTACCATGAAAATTGGGGTAGATTTCAGATGTAGTATAAGTAGCCACAAGGAGTAATCGTCCAAGAATCAAGATTGTAAATCTTAATGTTAATGTgcttcataaaatattaaacaattagTGGGGACTGATCTTCCTGCACTTCTAGCAGCTCAAGACTTTGCATCTATGTGgcctctctctttttaattagAGGAACTCCTATTCAGTTTTGTTAAATATAGGAGATTATATGTTTGGGGTCTTCTGTATTTTTCTCACTTGTACTCTTCTTTTTAGCTTGTTTTCTGCATTTGTTTATCATGTGGCTGTTTGCTCCCGGATA encodes:
- the LOC101216006 gene encoding transcription termination factor MTERF4, chloroplastic — encoded protein: MIRGHAGVAKPNFSLMLFEMSTLECHNFKFTATRTFQMPYNHEKRKGLITQLQYSHGDRRTVFKSLHSTISSKSYSSKVDRKEGSIGSSLYSRPSLVEMKNVRLENRSKVYEFLRGIGVVPDELDGLELPVTVDVMKERVDFLLKLGLTIEDINNYPLILGCSVKKNMIPVLDYLGKLGVRKSTFTEFLKRYPQVLHSSVVVDLAPVIKYLQGMDIKPNDIPRVLERYPEVLGFKLEGTMSTSVAYLVGIGVTRREIGGVLTKYPEILGMRVARVIKPFVEYLEGLGIPRLAVARLIEKRPHILGFGLEKKVKPNIQLLLEFKVREAYLPSIVAQYAEIIGIDLEANLQTQRNLLKSLIELDNDNFGTIIEKMPQVVSLSRSAVINHVDFLKTCGFSLLQVKNMVIGCPQLLALNIDIMKHSFEFFQMEMGRPLEDLATFPAFFTYGLESTIKPRHRKVVQKGISCSLSWLLNCADEKFMERMSYDTIDMEEMETTPTFDMNSLIQPRNDESDSEYEEDSEEES